A part of Melittangium boletus DSM 14713 genomic DNA contains:
- a CDS encoding DMT family transporter, whose product MHPSRLYILVAAVCWSTAGAAVKLSTLSAWQLTAGRSLVAALVLALALPSGRRLPSRQGVLATFAYAATVTTFIIATKLTTSANAIFLQSTAPLYVLLLSPMVLGERPSRGELLAVPVFLLGLSLFFLDQFHPGQRWGNVVAMASGISFALCILGLRAVKDEGTSVLVWGNVIAGGVALFFAMDGPRPTGMDIGLVLFLGVFQSALAYSLFQHGLRDTPAVEASLLVLLEPVLNPVWTFLLAGERPGSWALVGGTIILVATAWRTLLVSSRTGGPSAREKVP is encoded by the coding sequence ATGCACCCCTCCCGCCTCTATATCCTCGTCGCCGCCGTGTGTTGGTCCACGGCGGGCGCCGCCGTGAAGCTGTCCACCTTGTCGGCCTGGCAGCTCACCGCGGGCCGCTCGCTCGTCGCGGCGCTGGTGCTCGCGCTCGCCCTGCCCTCCGGCCGCCGGCTGCCGTCACGTCAAGGCGTCCTGGCCACCTTCGCGTACGCGGCCACGGTGACGACGTTCATCATCGCCACCAAGCTCACCACCTCCGCCAACGCCATCTTCCTGCAGAGCACCGCGCCGCTCTACGTGCTGCTCCTGTCTCCCATGGTGCTCGGCGAGCGGCCCTCCCGCGGCGAGTTGCTGGCCGTGCCCGTGTTCCTGCTCGGCCTGAGCCTGTTCTTCCTCGACCAGTTCCACCCCGGCCAGCGCTGGGGCAACGTGGTGGCGATGGCCTCGGGCATCTCCTTCGCCTTGTGCATTCTCGGACTGCGGGCGGTGAAGGACGAGGGCACCTCCGTGCTCGTCTGGGGCAATGTGATCGCGGGGGGCGTCGCCCTGTTCTTCGCCATGGACGGCCCCCGCCCCACGGGGATGGACATCGGGCTGGTGCTCTTCCTGGGTGTGTTCCAGTCAGCACTCGCCTACTCGCTCTTCCAGCACGGCCTGCGGGACACCCCCGCCGTGGAGGCCTCGCTGCTCGTCCTGCTCGAGCCCGTGCTCAACCCTGTGTGGACTTTCCTGCTCGCGGGCGAGCGCCCCGGTAGCTGGGCGCTCGTGGGAGGTACCATCATCCTGGTGGCCACCGCCTGGCGCACCTTGCTCGTCTCCTCTCGGACCGGCGGCCCTTCGGCCCGTGAAAAAGTTCCATAG
- the grpE gene encoding nucleotide exchange factor GrpE: MAGSNRDSKGSFQTDISQDVIDDALKSVERRASSPPPADEDFPEGGRTLEMDLPDGGMTLEVDVPATVFGEPSSSSGEGSSLELAETRQKLEQVQRELEQARAQLEFSQSKSRETMDRLKESHERALRAAADLENYKKRAQKEKEEVQKFGAERLLKDFLPVLDNLDRALEAAQKSADFESLRTGVEMTRKLFESAFGKQGVKGFSAVGQPFDPRLHEAMQQVESATVPAGHVVYEAVRGYTLNERLMRPALVVVARAPETAQPESTSSSTPGGEPTGGSAPEQTGTTPSENQ, encoded by the coding sequence GTGGCCGGCTCCAATCGTGATTCCAAGGGCAGCTTTCAGACGGACATCTCCCAGGACGTCATCGACGACGCGTTGAAGAGCGTCGAGCGGCGTGCCTCCTCCCCGCCTCCGGCGGACGAGGACTTTCCCGAGGGGGGGCGAACGCTGGAGATGGATCTCCCCGATGGGGGTATGACCCTGGAGGTGGACGTCCCCGCGACCGTCTTCGGGGAGCCCTCGTCTTCCTCCGGTGAAGGCTCTTCCCTGGAACTGGCCGAGACGCGCCAGAAGCTGGAGCAGGTGCAGCGCGAGCTGGAGCAGGCGCGCGCCCAGCTCGAGTTCAGCCAGAGCAAGAGCCGCGAGACGATGGATCGCCTCAAGGAGAGCCACGAGCGCGCCCTGCGCGCCGCGGCCGACCTGGAGAACTACAAGAAGCGCGCCCAGAAGGAGAAGGAGGAGGTCCAGAAGTTCGGCGCCGAGCGCCTGCTCAAGGACTTCCTGCCGGTGCTCGACAACCTGGACCGGGCGCTGGAGGCGGCCCAGAAGTCCGCCGACTTCGAGAGCCTGCGCACGGGTGTGGAGATGACGCGCAAGCTCTTCGAGAGCGCGTTCGGCAAGCAGGGCGTCAAGGGGTTCTCCGCCGTGGGTCAGCCGTTCGATCCGCGCCTGCACGAGGCGATGCAGCAGGTGGAGAGCGCCACGGTGCCCGCGGGGCACGTCGTCTACGAGGCCGTGCGCGGCTACACGCTCAACGAGCGGCTCATGCGGCCCGCGCTGGTGGTGGTGGCGCGCGCACCCGAGACCGCGCAGCCCGAGTCGACTTCTAGTTCAACGCCGGGGGGCGAGCCCACGGGGGGGAGCGCTCCCGAGCAGACCGGCACCACTCCCAGCGAGAATCAGTAG
- a CDS encoding putative Ig domain-containing protein codes for MAFARLLRMLGILVLIGGCNGEPSSGTHALVLPELAPQETTEGVPYEVSLGATQGTPPLQYMVGELPPGFSFYRSTGILKGPATAAGSYAISVQVKDGTGATATRTYLLKVYPAPSIPARSLAAATQGTSYSVPFEAEGGKPPLRWELAGGALPPGLILNQEGQLMGVPTASGTYALTVRARDVHGAQVEQSFGLEVRAGTGPEPQGLELRAVNWNLEWFGHPDEGPSDEALQLANVRRVIDTTKADVWGLQEVVDTEHFNALKQQLPGYDGFVANDPGVPSGAYFYGSTDAKLALLFRSDVVSVLEKKLILTTGSNPYYFGSRPPLQVKLRITREGKSTELVVIVLHMKAYADTDSYNRRRSAALALKGYLDAQAATTPILVLGDWNDDVDVSILKNSSTGEYLPSPYQGFVDDSSDFTFVTRPLALAKQSSTVKAQNTEFIDHQLITRKLASSYVSDSVQVLHPEAYIDRYGVTTTDHYPVLSRFAFGDTALTP; via the coding sequence ATGGCGTTCGCCCGACTGTTGAGGATGCTCGGCATCCTCGTCCTCATTGGTGGCTGTAATGGAGAACCGTCCTCCGGCACTCATGCGCTCGTGCTGCCCGAGCTGGCGCCGCAGGAAACCACCGAGGGCGTTCCCTATGAGGTGAGCCTCGGCGCCACCCAGGGCACGCCTCCCCTGCAGTACATGGTGGGGGAGCTTCCCCCGGGGTTCTCCTTCTATCGGAGCACCGGGATTCTCAAGGGCCCGGCCACGGCCGCGGGCTCCTACGCCATCTCCGTGCAGGTGAAGGATGGCACGGGCGCCACGGCCACGCGGACCTACCTGCTCAAGGTCTATCCCGCGCCGAGCATCCCCGCGCGCTCCCTGGCCGCCGCCACCCAGGGCACCTCCTATTCCGTCCCCTTCGAGGCCGAAGGGGGCAAGCCACCCCTGCGCTGGGAGCTGGCGGGTGGAGCCCTCCCTCCAGGACTGATCCTGAACCAGGAGGGGCAACTGATGGGTGTTCCCACGGCCTCGGGCACCTACGCGCTCACCGTGCGCGCGCGGGACGTGCATGGCGCCCAGGTGGAACAGTCCTTCGGACTGGAGGTTCGCGCGGGGACGGGCCCCGAACCCCAGGGCCTGGAACTCAGGGCGGTCAACTGGAACCTCGAGTGGTTCGGCCATCCGGACGAGGGGCCCTCGGATGAAGCCCTCCAGCTCGCGAATGTGCGCAGGGTCATCGACACGACGAAGGCCGATGTCTGGGGCCTGCAGGAGGTCGTGGACACCGAGCACTTCAACGCGCTCAAGCAACAACTGCCCGGCTATGACGGCTTCGTCGCCAACGATCCGGGCGTGCCCTCGGGCGCGTACTTCTACGGCTCCACCGACGCGAAGCTGGCCCTCCTCTTCCGCTCGGACGTGGTCAGCGTGCTGGAGAAGAAGCTCATCCTCACGACGGGCTCCAATCCCTACTACTTCGGCTCGCGGCCCCCCCTCCAGGTGAAGCTGCGCATCACGCGCGAGGGCAAGAGCACGGAGCTGGTGGTCATCGTGCTGCACATGAAGGCGTACGCGGACACGGACTCCTACAATCGCCGGAGGTCGGCGGCCCTGGCGCTCAAGGGCTATCTGGACGCGCAGGCCGCCACGACGCCCATCCTCGTGCTCGGGGACTGGAACGACGACGTGGATGTCTCCATCCTCAAGAACTCCAGCACGGGAGAGTACCTGCCCTCGCCGTACCAGGGCTTCGTCGATGACTCCTCGGACTTCACCTTCGTCACCCGGCCCCTGGCGCTCGCCAAACAGAGCAGCACGGTGAAGGCCCAGAACACCGAGTTCATCGACCACCAGCTCATCACCCGGAAGCTCGCGTCGAGCTATGTGAGCGATTCGGTCCAGGTCCTCCATCCCGAGGCCTATATCGACCGATATGGTGTGACCACCACGGATCACTACCCGGTGCTCAGCCGCTTCGCCTTCGGTGATACCGCCCTGACGCCGTGA
- a CDS encoding transcriptional regulator — MAEKWDKQLKEVLKFTRDELKRTGDELKTHAQRLLEEVQDPNNQAKVKEGLQTLRTWAVATGKQAAEQIESAVRRVEETVEGAFEKREASSTPQPPPAEPPPRAEPPPPAAKKAAAKPGASKSIGRKKPAAKAPPSATKKAAARPGASKSIGRKKPARQGS, encoded by the coding sequence ATGGCCGAGAAGTGGGACAAGCAATTGAAGGAAGTCCTCAAGTTCACGCGAGATGAACTCAAGCGCACGGGTGATGAACTCAAGACCCATGCCCAGCGGCTCCTCGAGGAGGTGCAGGATCCCAACAATCAGGCCAAGGTGAAGGAGGGGTTGCAGACCCTGCGGACCTGGGCCGTGGCGACGGGCAAGCAGGCCGCGGAGCAGATCGAGTCCGCGGTGCGCCGCGTCGAGGAGACCGTGGAGGGCGCCTTCGAGAAGCGGGAGGCTTCCTCCACGCCCCAGCCTCCTCCGGCCGAGCCACCCCCTCGGGCCGAGCCGCCCCCTCCGGCCGCGAAGAAGGCGGCGGCCAAGCCGGGGGCCTCCAAGTCCATCGGCCGCAAGAAGCCCGCCGCCAAGGCGCCCCCCTCGGCCACGAAGAAGGCGGCGGCCAGGCCGGGGGCCTCCAAGTCCATCGGCCGCAAGAAGCCCGCTCGCCAGGGCTCCTGA